A single Clavibacter nebraskensis NCPPB 2581 DNA region contains:
- a CDS encoding sigma-70 family RNA polymerase sigma factor, translating into MTTESTARMRALHDAHAPALQRYALRLTGDPALAEDVVQEALLRAWRSPAILAEDDESARRWLFTVVRNLVIDDRRSAWRGRETPTDVLPEDPVADASDAIIDRLLVAEALASLSAEHRRAVVSCYHLGRSVVETAEREGVPPGTIKSRLHYALKALRLALQERGVTR; encoded by the coding sequence ATGACCACGGAGAGCACGGCCCGCATGCGGGCGCTGCACGATGCGCACGCACCCGCGTTGCAGCGGTACGCGCTGCGGCTGACGGGGGATCCGGCGCTCGCCGAGGACGTCGTGCAGGAGGCGCTGCTGCGGGCCTGGCGCTCGCCCGCGATCCTCGCGGAGGACGACGAGTCGGCCCGCCGCTGGCTGTTCACCGTGGTGCGGAACCTCGTGATCGACGACCGGCGCAGTGCCTGGCGCGGTCGCGAGACGCCGACGGACGTGCTGCCCGAGGATCCCGTCGCCGACGCGTCCGACGCCATCATCGACCGCCTGCTCGTCGCCGAGGCGCTCGCGTCGCTCTCCGCCGAGCACCGCCGCGCGGTCGTCAGCTGCTACCACCTGGGCCGCTCGGTCGTGGAGACCGCGGAACGCGAGGGCGTCCCGCCCGGCACGATCAAGTCCCGCCTCCACTACGCGCTCAAGGCGCTCCGGCTCGCCCTGCAGGAACGAGGAGTCACCCGATGA
- a CDS encoding anti-sigma factor family protein → MNDRADDIHEWDAAYVLGSLSATDRALFEAHLEGCDACMRSLAELSGLPGVLRMLPVEEAIALMDEPEAPAVPQPAPEPRDRPASSAAAAAHRVPRRRRRTPSVPGRPRLSRRAGAWTLAAAALVLLVGGAGLGSALRAGVSAPVADPSPAASSPAADGGLSTGLPSDAVSMRSELDEGVTAQLAVTAKPYGTRFDWSCAYAGGGVGQGSYDLVAIDDTGSRTVVATWGAGQTESRLLAATSSLPIDRIREVQITPSDSDVVLASRDL, encoded by the coding sequence ATGAACGACCGCGCCGACGACATCCACGAGTGGGATGCCGCGTACGTGCTCGGCAGCCTGAGCGCCACCGACCGCGCGCTCTTCGAGGCCCACCTCGAGGGCTGCGACGCGTGCATGCGCTCCCTCGCCGAGCTCTCCGGCCTGCCCGGCGTGCTGCGGATGCTGCCCGTCGAGGAGGCGATCGCGCTCATGGACGAGCCCGAGGCACCCGCGGTGCCGCAGCCCGCGCCCGAGCCGCGCGATCGCCCGGCCTCCTCCGCCGCCGCCGCCGCGCACCGCGTCCCGCGCCGTCGGCGCCGCACGCCGTCCGTACCCGGTCGGCCGCGGCTGTCCCGGCGTGCTGGCGCGTGGACCCTCGCGGCCGCCGCCCTCGTGCTCCTCGTGGGCGGCGCCGGCCTCGGGTCCGCGCTCCGCGCCGGCGTGAGCGCGCCCGTCGCGGATCCGTCCCCGGCCGCCTCCTCGCCCGCCGCGGACGGGGGCCTCTCCACCGGCCTCCCCTCCGACGCCGTCAGCATGCGCTCCGAGCTCGACGAGGGCGTCACGGCGCAGCTCGCCGTCACCGCCAAGCCGTACGGGACGCGCTTCGACTGGAGCTGCGCCTACGCGGGCGGCGGCGTCGGCCAGGGCTCCTACGACCTCGTCGCGATCGACGACACCGGCTCCCGCACGGTCGTCGCCACGTGGGGCGCGGGCCAGACGGAGTCGCGGCTGCTCGCGGCCACCTCGAGCCTCCCCATCGACCGCATCCGCGAGGTGCAGATCACGCCATCCGACTCCGACGTGGTGCTGGCGAGTCGGGACCTCTGA
- a CDS encoding helix-turn-helix domain-containing protein, whose amino-acid sequence MTIGELVHAARRSRGYTQRQLSGRSGVAQSTLSDLESGKRSPSAETVDRLLLATGHQLISIPTRRHTAASATAEIASRLAEGDRERAVRHFIQLADDLAAVHHEVRFALTIAEPLRTGEKRWDAAVAGLVEHRLEEEGLPLPSWVSSDDRRLRRSWIFGDGVYDLPVDPERAVPAFRRHGVLLDPDTLASV is encoded by the coding sequence ATGACGATCGGGGAACTGGTCCATGCCGCACGGCGGAGCCGCGGATACACGCAGCGCCAGCTGAGCGGACGTTCCGGCGTCGCGCAGTCGACGCTGTCGGACCTCGAGTCGGGGAAGCGGAGTCCCAGCGCCGAGACCGTCGATCGGCTCCTGCTCGCGACCGGTCATCAGCTCATCTCGATCCCGACCCGACGGCACACGGCCGCCAGCGCGACGGCCGAGATCGCCTCGCGACTAGCCGAAGGGGACCGCGAGCGCGCCGTCCGGCACTTCATCCAGCTCGCGGACGACCTGGCCGCTGTCCACCACGAGGTCCGGTTCGCGCTGACGATCGCGGAGCCGCTTCGGACCGGCGAGAAGCGTTGGGACGCGGCTGTCGCGGGCCTCGTCGAGCACCGGCTCGAGGAGGAGGGCCTCCCCCTCCCGTCCTGGGTCAGCTCGGACGATCGCCGACTGCGGAGGAGCTGGATCTTCGGAGACGGCGTCTACGACCTGCCGGTGGACCCGGAGCGCGCGGTCCCGGCCTTCCGTCGTCATGGTGTGCTGCTCGATCCCGACACCCTCGCGAGCGTCTGA
- a CDS encoding MFS transporter, with the protein MSDPAAYADVPETPPMSAADQAVVAARWKRNATLFLSGQTVSLFGSMLVQYAVMWWVTFETRSGLAVALYAVAAFLPQGIVSIFGGTLADRMNRRVLVIVSDSSIAIVTLALALLMMNGVTDLWIVLLAVAVRSIGAGFQTPAVQAMIPQIVPPEQLLRVNGIFGTIQSAMALLAPAAAGAIFAAYGLVPLFFVDAITAAIGIAFLLSVAVPTLASIADKTSTYREDLVEGIRYIGGNPVVRWLLVVFAIIFLLTVAPSFITPLLVARTYGTEVWMVTVLEIAFSVGMLGGGALVSTLFAKSDRMTLILVSCFGFAVFTAGLGLSPNLWVFYGFMFAIGLFVPLFSAPFMTLVQETVAPEMHGRVFSYVGIVMALATPIGAVAFGPLADVVSVQALLVAAGIITVVVITVAISLPSGRTAIRIAREKKAEADAGEADPEADVAGAGCGTTAVDPARMTPGS; encoded by the coding sequence ATGAGCGACCCGGCAGCGTACGCCGACGTGCCCGAGACGCCGCCGATGAGCGCCGCCGACCAGGCCGTCGTCGCCGCCCGCTGGAAGCGCAACGCGACCCTCTTCCTCAGCGGCCAGACCGTCTCGCTGTTCGGCTCGATGCTCGTCCAGTACGCGGTCATGTGGTGGGTCACGTTCGAGACCCGCTCGGGCCTCGCGGTCGCGCTCTACGCGGTCGCCGCGTTCCTGCCGCAGGGCATCGTCTCGATCTTCGGCGGCACCCTCGCCGACCGCATGAACCGGCGCGTGCTCGTCATCGTGTCCGACAGCTCCATCGCGATCGTCACCCTCGCGCTCGCCCTGCTCATGATGAACGGGGTCACCGACCTCTGGATCGTCCTGCTGGCGGTCGCTGTGCGCTCCATCGGCGCCGGGTTCCAGACGCCCGCGGTGCAGGCGATGATCCCGCAGATCGTGCCGCCCGAGCAGCTGCTCCGGGTCAACGGCATCTTCGGCACGATCCAGTCGGCCATGGCCCTGCTCGCGCCGGCCGCCGCGGGCGCGATCTTCGCCGCCTACGGCCTCGTGCCCCTGTTCTTCGTGGACGCGATCACGGCGGCGATCGGCATCGCGTTCCTGCTGTCGGTCGCGGTGCCGACGCTCGCGTCCATCGCCGACAAGACGTCGACGTACCGCGAGGACCTCGTCGAGGGGATCCGCTACATCGGCGGCAACCCCGTCGTGCGCTGGCTGCTCGTGGTGTTCGCGATCATCTTCCTGCTCACGGTGGCGCCGTCCTTCATCACGCCGCTGCTCGTCGCGCGCACCTACGGCACCGAGGTGTGGATGGTGACGGTGCTCGAGATCGCCTTCAGCGTCGGCATGCTCGGCGGCGGCGCGCTGGTGTCGACGCTGTTCGCGAAGTCCGACCGCATGACCCTGATCCTCGTGAGCTGCTTCGGCTTCGCGGTCTTCACGGCGGGCCTCGGCCTCAGCCCCAACCTCTGGGTGTTCTACGGGTTCATGTTCGCGATCGGCCTGTTCGTGCCGCTGTTCTCGGCGCCGTTCATGACGCTCGTGCAGGAGACGGTCGCGCCCGAGATGCACGGACGCGTGTTCAGCTACGTCGGCATCGTCATGGCGCTCGCCACCCCGATCGGCGCGGTCGCCTTCGGCCCGCTCGCCGACGTCGTCAGCGTGCAGGCGCTGCTCGTGGCCGCGGGGATCATCACGGTCGTCGTGATCACGGTCGCCATCTCCCTGCCGTCGGGCCGGACGGCGATCCGCATCGCCCGCGAGAAGAAGGCGGAAGCGGATGCGGGGGAGGCGGATCCCGAGGCCGACGTCGCCGGCGCCGGATGCGGCACGACAGCGGTCGACCCGGCGCGCATGACGCCCGGCTCCTAG
- a CDS encoding tetratricopeptide repeat protein: MRALVAERSADDARALFELACAHDFVGREAEAVPLYRAALAGGLDPQHRPLAVIQLASSLRNVGRAAEAVVLLEAVPDDAHAPGRDAFLALALHDAGRPTEALAVALRRLATALPEYGRAVAAYADELADRGRAEG, encoded by the coding sequence ATGCGCGCGCTGGTCGCCGAGCGTTCGGCCGACGATGCGCGGGCGCTCTTCGAGCTGGCCTGCGCGCACGACTTCGTGGGCCGAGAGGCGGAAGCCGTCCCGCTGTACCGGGCGGCGCTCGCCGGCGGTCTGGATCCGCAGCACCGGCCGCTCGCGGTGATCCAGCTCGCGAGCTCCCTGCGCAACGTCGGCCGGGCCGCGGAGGCGGTCGTGCTGCTCGAGGCCGTGCCCGACGACGCGCACGCGCCCGGCCGTGATGCGTTCCTCGCGCTCGCGCTGCACGACGCCGGTCGGCCGACGGAGGCACTGGCCGTGGCGCTGCGCCGGCTCGCGACCGCCCTGCCGGAGTACGGCCGCGCCGTCGCCGCGTACGCGGACGAGCTCGCGGATCGCGGCCGCGCCGAGGGCTAG
- a CDS encoding LacI family DNA-binding transcriptional regulator, with the protein MSRRPTIHDVAAAAGVSVSTVSKAVNGRYGISAETSSRVMEVVERLGYESSLVASSMRSHRTGVIGVLVAGFEPFSAEILKGVGAALRNSRYDLLAYSGSRQVDNTGWERRSLSRLSGTLIDGAIMVTPTVVTAQTEIPVVSIDPHTGPADLPSVESDSLGGALQATRHLLELGHRRIGFLAGRPDLRSASLREAGYRRALQDAGIAFDPALVRAGLFLTAPAREPARALLTMPDRPTAIFAANDLSGIAILQVAAELGIRVPEDLSVIGFDDIPEASQVTPPLTTIRQPMQRLGTTAVDLLMSLMGGTEPDAMHVQLPTRLVRRATTGPPPARSR; encoded by the coding sequence ATGTCCCGCCGCCCCACCATCCACGACGTCGCCGCTGCCGCCGGCGTCTCGGTGTCCACCGTGTCCAAGGCGGTGAACGGGCGGTACGGGATCTCGGCCGAGACGTCGAGCCGCGTGATGGAGGTCGTCGAGCGCCTGGGCTACGAGTCGAGCCTCGTCGCGAGCAGCATGCGCTCCCACCGCACCGGCGTGATCGGCGTGCTCGTGGCGGGCTTCGAGCCGTTCAGCGCCGAGATCCTCAAGGGCGTCGGCGCCGCGCTCCGCAACTCCCGCTACGACCTCCTGGCGTACAGCGGCTCCCGTCAGGTGGACAACACGGGATGGGAGCGCCGGTCGCTCAGCCGCCTGAGCGGCACCCTCATCGACGGCGCGATCATGGTGACGCCCACGGTCGTGACCGCCCAGACGGAGATCCCCGTCGTCTCCATCGACCCGCACACGGGTCCCGCCGACCTGCCGAGCGTCGAGTCCGACAGCCTCGGCGGCGCGCTCCAGGCGACCCGGCACCTCCTCGAGCTCGGGCACCGGCGGATCGGGTTCCTCGCCGGCCGCCCCGACCTCCGCTCCGCGAGCCTCCGCGAGGCCGGCTACCGTCGCGCGCTGCAGGACGCGGGCATCGCCTTCGACCCGGCGCTCGTGCGCGCGGGCCTGTTCCTCACCGCCCCCGCCCGCGAGCCGGCGCGCGCCCTGCTGACGATGCCGGACCGGCCGACCGCGATCTTCGCCGCCAACGATCTCTCCGGCATCGCGATCCTGCAGGTGGCGGCCGAGCTCGGGATCCGCGTGCCCGAGGACCTCTCCGTCATCGGCTTCGACGACATCCCCGAGGCCTCGCAGGTGACGCCGCCGCTGACCACCATCCGCCAGCCCATGCAGCGCCTCGGCACCACCGCGGTGGACCTCCTCATGTCGCTGATGGGCGGCACCGAGCCCGACGCGATGCACGTGCAGCTGCCGACGCGGCTCGTGCGCCGGGCGACGACGGGGCCGCCACCGGCGCGCTCGCGCTGA
- a CDS encoding ABC transporter substrate-binding protein, whose protein sequence is MKARKILTGSAALLVGALALAGCSGSGSANGDDGGPVEMTLWHNSTTGPGKAFWDKTTADFNAAHPGITVTPTSIQNEDLDGKLQTALNSGDAPDIFLQRGGGKLAATVAAGQVMDITDGISADVKGEIAQSAFDANSIDGKAYAMPVAVLPSGIFYSKDLFTAAGITETPKTMDELDADVEKLKATGVAPIALGAKDAWPAAHWYFNFALRECSSATLEKAATDKDFSDDCWIKAGQDVEDLVGTNPFNDGFLTTAAQQGAGSSAGLIANHQAAMELMGAWDPGVIAGLTPDQKPLADLSWFPFPEISGGKGEPGSIMGGIDGYSCSAQAPKQCVDFLNYIGTADVQKAYYAAFNAPPVNTTAQEAVTEPYLQEILTAYNDAPYVSQWLDTVYGLNVGNAMNVGVVDLMAGDGSPEKLIQTVGDAAKKA, encoded by the coding sequence ATGAAGGCACGGAAGATCCTCACGGGATCCGCGGCCCTGCTCGTGGGGGCCCTCGCCCTCGCCGGCTGCAGCGGCAGCGGTTCCGCCAACGGCGACGACGGCGGCCCCGTCGAGATGACGCTGTGGCACAACTCCACCACCGGCCCGGGCAAGGCGTTCTGGGACAAGACGACCGCGGACTTCAACGCCGCGCACCCCGGCATCACGGTCACGCCCACGTCGATCCAGAACGAGGACCTCGACGGCAAGCTCCAGACCGCCCTCAACTCGGGCGACGCCCCCGACATCTTCCTGCAGCGCGGTGGCGGCAAGCTCGCCGCCACGGTCGCGGCAGGACAGGTCATGGACATCACCGACGGCATCTCCGCCGACGTGAAGGGCGAGATCGCGCAGAGCGCCTTCGACGCGAACTCCATCGACGGCAAGGCCTACGCCATGCCCGTCGCCGTCCTCCCCAGCGGCATCTTCTACAGCAAGGACCTCTTCACGGCGGCCGGCATCACCGAGACGCCGAAGACCATGGACGAGCTGGACGCGGACGTCGAGAAGCTCAAGGCCACGGGCGTCGCCCCCATCGCGCTCGGCGCGAAGGACGCCTGGCCCGCCGCGCACTGGTACTTCAACTTCGCGCTCCGCGAGTGCAGCTCCGCCACGCTCGAGAAGGCCGCCACGGACAAGGACTTCAGCGACGACTGCTGGATCAAGGCGGGCCAGGACGTCGAGGACCTCGTCGGCACGAACCCCTTCAACGACGGCTTCCTCACCACCGCGGCCCAGCAGGGCGCGGGCAGCTCCGCCGGCCTCATCGCCAACCACCAGGCCGCCATGGAGCTCATGGGCGCCTGGGACCCGGGAGTCATCGCGGGCCTGACGCCGGACCAGAAGCCGCTGGCCGACCTCTCCTGGTTCCCCTTCCCGGAGATCTCCGGCGGCAAGGGCGAGCCCGGCTCCATCATGGGCGGCATCGACGGGTACTCCTGCTCCGCGCAGGCCCCGAAGCAGTGTGTCGACTTCCTCAACTACATCGGCACCGCCGACGTGCAGAAGGCGTACTACGCGGCCTTCAACGCGCCGCCCGTGAACACGACCGCGCAGGAGGCGGTCACGGAGCCGTACCTGCAGGAGATCCTCACGGCGTACAACGACGCGCCCTACGTCTCCCAGTGGCTCGACACCGTCTACGGCCTGAACGTCGGCAACGCGATGAACGTCGGCGTGGTCGACCTCATGGCGGGCGACGGCAGCCCGGAGAAGCTCATCCAGACCGTCGGCGACGCGGCCAAGAAGGCGTAG
- a CDS encoding carbohydrate ABC transporter permease — protein MAIRESSLDEQRPAADPAHPEGGVATTPPSVGRARRRGLDWSGRLEVLILVGPALLFFLGFVIYPVVMAAYYGFFSWQGFGPPTVFVGFRNYITILQDPTFHEALMHNAVIVVLSLVLQGPVAILVALLLNRKLRGQSIIRVLIFVPYVISEVVVGTGWSLMLQGSGALNGFLENVGLGDLRQDWLANPDIAIWSLMTIITWKYIGFAVILFLAGLQGIPEELSEAAAIDGASYWQIQRRITLPLLAPTLRIWAFLSIIGSLQLFDLVYIIWGQYISATAGTSTMATYLVANGRGSGNYGYGNAVAVVLFLISLVVALVYQRFVLNRDTAGALTGSGRKKK, from the coding sequence ATGGCCATCCGCGAGAGCTCGCTCGACGAGCAGCGTCCCGCGGCTGATCCTGCACACCCCGAGGGCGGCGTCGCGACGACGCCGCCCTCGGTGGGTCGTGCGCGACGCCGCGGCCTCGACTGGTCCGGTCGCCTCGAGGTCCTGATCCTCGTCGGCCCGGCCCTCCTCTTCTTCCTGGGCTTCGTCATCTACCCCGTGGTGATGGCGGCCTACTACGGGTTCTTCAGCTGGCAGGGCTTCGGCCCGCCCACGGTGTTCGTGGGCTTCCGGAACTACATCACGATCCTCCAGGACCCCACGTTCCACGAGGCGCTGATGCACAACGCCGTGATCGTGGTGCTGTCGCTCGTGCTCCAGGGCCCCGTCGCGATCCTCGTGGCGCTCCTGCTCAACAGGAAGCTGCGCGGCCAGTCGATCATCCGCGTGCTGATCTTCGTGCCGTACGTGATCTCCGAGGTCGTCGTCGGCACCGGCTGGAGCCTCATGCTCCAGGGCTCCGGTGCGCTCAACGGCTTCCTCGAGAACGTCGGCCTGGGGGACCTCCGCCAGGACTGGCTCGCGAACCCGGACATCGCGATCTGGTCGCTCATGACGATCATCACGTGGAAGTACATCGGCTTCGCGGTGATCCTCTTCCTCGCCGGTCTCCAGGGCATCCCCGAGGAGCTCAGCGAGGCGGCCGCCATCGACGGCGCGTCGTACTGGCAGATCCAGCGGCGCATCACGCTGCCGCTGCTCGCGCCGACGCTGCGCATCTGGGCGTTCCTGTCGATCATCGGCTCGCTGCAGCTGTTCGACCTCGTCTACATCATCTGGGGCCAGTACATCTCCGCCACCGCGGGCACCTCGACCATGGCCACGTACCTCGTGGCGAACGGGCGCGGATCCGGCAACTACGGGTACGGCAACGCCGTCGCCGTGGTGCTGTTCCTCATCTCCCTGGTCGTCGCGCTCGTCTACCAGCGGTTCGTGCTCAACCGCGACACCGCCGGCGCCCTCACGGGTTCGGGAAGGAAGAAGAAGTGA
- a CDS encoding carbohydrate ABC transporter permease, with translation MTAVTAAPRNADLDPTYSAKTPRPTRAKAPGQGNNPIPYLVAVVLIALMLTPVAYIILGGFRTNAQITTDPAGFPSPFQVQNYLDVLTGSMFWRQVGNSLIAAIGTTVGAVVLGLMASYVLARYTFFGRGALYALFASGLMFPITVAITPLYIVIRSLGLTNSLPGIILPQIAFALPTTIIILVPFLRAIPDEIQEAAFIDGCSRIGFFFRMVVRLSMPGVITVGILAFIGSWNSYLLPLFLLSDPSIYTLPLGVQSFSSQYSVDTAKVLAFTSLSMIPALIFFSIFERRIVGGLTGAVKG, from the coding sequence GTGACCGCCGTCACCGCGGCTCCGCGCAACGCGGACCTCGATCCCACCTACTCGGCGAAGACGCCGAGGCCCACGCGGGCCAAGGCGCCCGGCCAGGGGAACAACCCCATCCCGTACCTCGTCGCGGTCGTGCTGATCGCCCTGATGCTGACGCCGGTGGCGTACATCATCCTGGGCGGGTTCCGCACGAACGCGCAGATCACGACCGACCCGGCGGGCTTCCCGTCGCCGTTCCAGGTGCAGAACTACCTCGACGTGCTCACGGGCTCGATGTTCTGGCGGCAGGTGGGCAACTCGCTCATCGCGGCCATCGGCACCACGGTCGGCGCGGTCGTGCTCGGCCTCATGGCGAGCTACGTCCTGGCCCGCTACACGTTCTTCGGGCGGGGAGCGCTCTACGCGCTGTTCGCGTCGGGGCTCATGTTCCCCATCACGGTGGCGATCACGCCGCTGTACATCGTGATCCGCTCGCTGGGCCTCACGAACTCGCTGCCGGGGATCATCCTCCCGCAGATCGCGTTCGCTCTCCCGACGACGATCATCATCCTGGTGCCGTTCCTGCGGGCCATCCCGGACGAGATCCAGGAGGCCGCGTTCATCGACGGGTGCAGCCGCATCGGGTTCTTCTTCCGCATGGTCGTGCGGCTGTCGATGCCCGGTGTCATCACGGTGGGCATCCTCGCGTTCATCGGCAGCTGGAACTCCTACCTGCTGCCGCTGTTCCTCCTGAGCGACCCGTCGATCTACACGCTGCCGCTCGGCGTGCAGTCGTTCTCGTCGCAGTACTCGGTGGACACGGCCAAGGTGCTGGCGTTCACGTCGCTGTCGATGATCCCGGCGCTGATCTTCTTCTCGATCTTCGAGCGCCGCATCGTCGGCGGCCTCACGGGCGCGGTGAAGGGGTGA